One Microplitis demolitor isolate Queensland-Clemson2020A chromosome 2, iyMicDemo2.1a, whole genome shotgun sequence DNA segment encodes these proteins:
- the LOC128667290 gene encoding uncharacterized protein LOC128667290, which translates to MYMYELIDNNLFNKCYQAIPIFWSIMTNKGEECYLRVFNFIKEKFPSFNPKTYMSDFEIGMHNAVETAFPDIDANHCYFHYAQAINKNARDLGLINKTTIKVTTHPEIYVTIKQLIALALLPPKLIISTFNNLKEVVTQDFGQRFDRLFDYYERFWIKTIKPRGFSVYNLREDKTDNYEESYNRNLNDLLKKNPHPNQFIEVIKYLALDARVIRNSIKLNKYIARRPITQRTEKKLEMEDFWDMLDEKIENVGEDNINGLELINGLSSIQHLRLLEQEIMLKEMDKILK; encoded by the exons ATGTACATGTACGAGCTGATTGATAACAATTTGTTCAATAAATGTTACCAG gcTATACCGATCTTTTGGTCCATTATGACGAATAAGGGTGAGGAATGCTATTTgagagtttttaattttattaaagagaAATTTCCATCTTTTAACCCTAAGACCTACATGTCCGATTTCGAGATTGGCATGCATAATGCTGTGGAAACTGCATTTCCAGATATTGATGCTAATCACTGCTATTTCCACTATGCTCaa GCAATCAACAAAAACGCAAGGGACTTagggttaataaataaaacaaccaTTAAAGTCACGACACACCCCGAAATCTATGTGACTATAAAGCAGCTAATCGCATTGGCTTTGTTACCACCCAAATTGATTATATCAacttttaataacttaaaagAAGTGGTGACGCAGGATTTTGGACAGCGATTTGATCGTTTATTCGATTATTACGAGCGATTTTGGATAAAAACGATTAAACCTCGAGGATTTTCAGTATACAATTTGAGAGAGGACAAAACTGACAACTATGAAGAATCTtacaatagaaatttaaatgatttactaaaaaaaaacccgcaTCCCAATCAATTTATAG aaGTAATAAAGTACTTGGCATTAGATGCCAGAGTGATTaggaattcaataaaactgaATAAATATATCGCAAGAAGACCAATCACACAAAGGACGGAAAAAAAGTTAGAAATGGAAGATTTTTGGGACATGTTGgacgaaaaaattgaaaatgtagGTGAAGATAATATCAACGGGTTAGAGTTAATCAATGGACTGAGTTCTATCCAACATCTTCGACTTTTGGAACaggaaataatgttaaaagaGATGGACAAAatcctaaaataa